One part of the bacterium genome encodes these proteins:
- a CDS encoding pyridoxal phosphate-dependent aminotransferase produces MSDPAKPADTLQAFRRVPRTGVIYVTNEAKALGYRSGHPDWSNLGQGQPETGSLEGAPERAVSISIDPADHDYAPVPGLWELREAVASLYNQLYRRGMPSQYTAENVSISGGGRAGLTRAVASLGHVNLGHFLPDYTAYEELLDIFRLVTPIPILLSRERDYAFTPEDLEREVLGRGLGALLISNPCNPMGKLISGTELADWVGVGRRLDCSLILDEFYSHYIWNLGPGEPGPTVSAARYVEDVDRDPVVILDGFTKNWRYPGWRVTWTVAPRPVIAAVESAGSFLDGGGSKPLQRAATDLLAPDRVAAEARAIEASFRPKRELMLERARAMGLIVDREPDGTFYVFVSLRELPEPISEGMAFFRAALERRVITVPGVFFDVNPGRRRAGRHSRFRQHLRLSFGPTAGEIGEGLDRIEQLIRDTPSGRSS; encoded by the coding sequence CGCGTGCCGCGCACCGGGGTGATCTACGTCACCAACGAGGCCAAGGCGCTCGGTTACCGGTCCGGTCATCCCGACTGGTCGAACCTCGGACAGGGGCAGCCCGAGACCGGGTCGCTCGAAGGCGCACCCGAGCGCGCGGTATCGATCTCGATCGATCCCGCGGATCACGACTACGCTCCCGTCCCGGGCCTGTGGGAGCTGCGCGAGGCAGTGGCCTCGCTCTACAACCAGCTCTACCGGCGCGGTATGCCGTCGCAATACACGGCCGAGAACGTATCGATCTCAGGCGGTGGACGCGCCGGCCTGACCCGCGCCGTGGCCTCGCTCGGGCACGTCAACCTGGGACACTTTCTGCCCGACTACACCGCCTACGAAGAGCTGCTCGACATCTTCCGGCTGGTGACCCCGATTCCTATTCTCCTCAGCCGCGAGCGTGACTACGCCTTTACCCCCGAAGACCTCGAGCGAGAGGTCCTGGGACGGGGTCTGGGAGCGCTGCTGATCTCGAACCCGTGCAACCCCATGGGCAAGCTGATCTCGGGCACCGAGCTCGCCGACTGGGTCGGCGTCGGCCGCCGGCTGGACTGCTCGCTGATCCTCGATGAGTTCTACTCCCACTACATCTGGAACCTCGGCCCCGGAGAGCCGGGCCCGACGGTCAGCGCCGCTCGCTACGTCGAGGATGTCGACCGGGACCCGGTCGTGATCCTGGACGGCTTTACCAAGAACTGGCGCTACCCTGGATGGCGCGTGACCTGGACGGTCGCGCCCCGGCCGGTCATCGCCGCGGTCGAAAGCGCCGGTTCGTTTCTCGACGGGGGCGGCTCGAAGCCCCTGCAGCGGGCGGCGACGGACCTGCTCGCCCCGGATCGAGTGGCGGCCGAAGCGCGCGCCATCGAAGCCTCGTTCCGTCCCAAGCGCGAGCTGATGCTAGAGCGCGCTCGAGCGATGGGGCTGATCGTGGACCGGGAACCCGACGGCACGTTCTACGTCTTCGTTTCACTCAGGGAGCTGCCCGAGCCGATTTCCGAAGGCATGGCCTTCTTTCGCGCCGCCCTCGAGCGTCGCGTGATTACGGTGCCGGGGGTGTTTTTCGACGTCAACCCCGGCCGGCGAAGAGCGGGCCGCCACTCGCGCTTTCGCCAGCACCTGAGGCTGTCGTTCGGCCCCACGGCCGGCGAGATCGGCGAGGGCCTCGACCGGATAGAACAGCTGATTCGCGATACGCCGTCAGGGCGTTCCTCGTAG
- a CDS encoding tetratricopeptide repeat protein: MQKLRFPTAVLAVAILAMTVGCAPPATEEVAETAAVMVEEIPITTNSDAARALFEEGEYLLDVGRGVEARAKFQAAIAEDPGFVRAHFNQSNTALSFKEFQTCLDMASEHLTNASEGEKMMVEINRTFLTNDTEKGVELGRQLAESHPNSPRAHLILAGLLGGQNDNEGARAAMGAALRLDADSPGALFGIANNYLFGEPKDFTKAEEWAQKTLAAFPDEAKGWELMGDIRRAQLDLEGALGAYEKATEVDASLAVAQHKKGHVNSFLGNIEAAREAYDAGVAAAPAENKAAYAVYKTYTGIHAGDIPAALAEMEELAENIEAMGTPADQVKGLKIFALNSHATAAMHAGLLDRAAKSVAKGNELRMAIAEDVGTDDARRLQESVCHLWDGLLAAYQGDGDAAAIHAGKIEELVAEDDNPRKMEPAHYVLGMAALSEGDHETAAQHLRQANYKNNMFIRYQLALAEEALGNTEEAKKLFGEVGNWNFNSVGFALVHKDAKARAAA; the protein is encoded by the coding sequence ATGCAGAAACTCCGTTTCCCGACCGCTGTTCTAGCCGTCGCAATCCTGGCCATGACCGTTGGCTGTGCGCCTCCGGCGACAGAAGAAGTCGCAGAAACCGCCGCCGTCATGGTTGAGGAGATTCCGATTACGACCAACTCGGACGCCGCGAGGGCCCTGTTCGAGGAGGGGGAGTACCTACTTGATGTCGGCCGCGGCGTAGAGGCCCGAGCCAAGTTCCAGGCCGCGATCGCGGAGGACCCGGGATTCGTGCGGGCACACTTCAACCAGTCGAATACCGCGCTGTCGTTCAAGGAGTTCCAGACCTGCCTCGACATGGCCTCCGAGCACCTGACCAATGCCAGCGAAGGCGAGAAGATGATGGTCGAGATCAACCGTACCTTCTTGACCAACGACACGGAAAAAGGCGTCGAGCTGGGCCGGCAGTTGGCCGAGAGCCATCCGAATAGCCCCCGCGCGCACCTGATTCTGGCCGGACTTCTCGGCGGACAGAACGACAACGAAGGCGCCCGGGCCGCGATGGGGGCCGCCTTGCGGCTCGATGCGGATTCTCCCGGTGCCCTCTTTGGGATCGCCAATAATTATCTCTTCGGAGAACCGAAGGATTTCACCAAAGCCGAAGAGTGGGCCCAGAAGACGCTGGCGGCCTTCCCGGACGAGGCCAAAGGCTGGGAGCTCATGGGCGACATCCGACGCGCGCAGCTGGATCTCGAAGGAGCTCTCGGCGCCTATGAAAAGGCCACCGAGGTCGACGCCTCGCTGGCCGTGGCCCAGCACAAGAAAGGCCACGTCAACTCCTTCCTGGGCAACATCGAAGCCGCCCGGGAAGCCTACGACGCCGGGGTTGCGGCGGCTCCCGCCGAAAACAAGGCCGCCTACGCCGTCTACAAGACGTACACCGGGATTCATGCCGGCGACATTCCCGCGGCCCTGGCAGAGATGGAAGAGCTGGCGGAGAACATCGAGGCCATGGGCACGCCCGCCGATCAGGTCAAGGGCCTCAAGATCTTCGCCCTGAACAGCCACGCCACCGCGGCAATGCACGCCGGTCTTCTCGACCGAGCGGCGAAATCGGTGGCCAAGGGCAACGAGCTGCGCATGGCGATTGCGGAAGACGTCGGTACCGATGACGCCCGCCGGCTGCAGGAATCCGTCTGCCATCTCTGGGACGGCCTCCTGGCAGCGTACCAGGGCGACGGTGACGCGGCCGCCATTCATGCCGGCAAGATCGAAGAGCTGGTCGCCGAGGACGATAACCCGCGCAAGATGGAGCCGGCCCATTACGTGCTCGGCATGGCGGCGCTGAGCGAGGGCGACCACGAGACGGCCGCCCAGCACCTGCGCCAGGCCAACTACAAGAACAACATGTTCATTCGGTATCAACTGGCACTCGCGGAAGAAGCGCTCGGCAACACGGAAGAGGCGAAAAAGCTCTTCGGCGAGGTCGGCAACTGGAATTTCAACTCCGTCGGCTTTGCCCTGGTCCACAAGGACGCCAAGGCGAGAGCCGCGGCCTAG
- a CDS encoding nucleoside phosphorylase, producing the protein MSERSQIVTRDGRLYHLGVAPDEVGRSVFLVGDPARAYKVAARFDTIEHEVKNREFVTLSGKVRGLSMTVIGTGIGTDNVEIAMIELHAAHALDLETALPRAGGEALDIIRIGTSGGVQPDVAAGTLCVAEYALGLDSTGVFYESPPADVNVVEIEQEARRLLDEAVGSGSRFRGRLGVYASKANPEVHELLKRCAGDGRMPSESGITVSAPGFYGPSSRRIAGLVNTVPDIKGALARLSVKGLRVLNMEMESSLLFHLAGALGHRAGTICPAISQPGSHASVVDYDACIEAAITVALEAALELRDTAAQA; encoded by the coding sequence TTGTCCGAACGGTCCCAGATCGTCACCCGTGACGGCCGGCTCTACCACCTCGGAGTCGCACCCGATGAGGTCGGGCGTAGCGTTTTCCTCGTCGGAGACCCGGCGCGTGCCTACAAGGTCGCGGCTCGGTTCGACACGATTGAGCACGAGGTCAAGAACCGCGAGTTCGTAACGCTCAGCGGCAAGGTTCGGGGCTTGTCGATGACGGTCATCGGTACCGGCATCGGTACCGACAATGTCGAGATCGCGATGATCGAGCTCCACGCGGCCCATGCCTTGGATCTCGAGACCGCTTTGCCGAGAGCGGGAGGAGAGGCGCTGGACATTATTCGGATCGGGACTTCCGGTGGCGTGCAGCCGGATGTAGCCGCGGGCACCCTCTGTGTCGCCGAGTATGCGTTGGGGCTGGACAGCACCGGGGTGTTCTACGAGTCGCCACCCGCGGACGTGAACGTCGTCGAGATCGAGCAGGAGGCGCGGCGTTTGCTCGACGAGGCGGTGGGCTCCGGGTCTCGATTCCGCGGTCGGCTCGGGGTCTATGCATCGAAGGCGAACCCCGAGGTGCATGAGCTCTTGAAACGTTGTGCGGGAGACGGCCGGATGCCGAGCGAATCGGGCATCACGGTGTCGGCGCCCGGGTTCTACGGTCCTTCGAGCCGCAGGATCGCCGGCCTCGTCAATACGGTTCCGGACATCAAGGGAGCTCTTGCGAGGCTCTCGGTCAAGGGGCTTAGGGTGCTCAACATGGAGATGGAGTCGAGCCTCCTGTTTCACCTGGCCGGCGCGCTCGGACATCGGGCCGGAACGATATGCCCGGCGATCAGCCAACCGGGCAGCCACGCCTCCGTGGTCGACTACGATGCGTGCATCGAAGCCGCGATTACCGTTGCCCTAGAGGCCGCCCTCGAGCTCCGAGACACCGCCGCCCAAGCCTAA